The following coding sequences are from one Passer domesticus isolate bPasDom1 chromosome 11, bPasDom1.hap1, whole genome shotgun sequence window:
- the ABCF3 gene encoding ATP-binding cassette sub-family F member 3 isoform X1 encodes MASCADILRSEFPDLDGELFAYVTGILHGSGADFESVDDLEEAVGELLREVSQDTKDDGAIREICQRLFNTLQLDEGQAQRCSQVLLDAPIQLSQITDGYGDASADLLPGLLLKRGQTSMVNAKKLEKAEARLKAKQDKRLERDSLKSSGPVVLEEASASQASSKKETRMESSGKNKSYDVRIENFDVSFGERVLLTGADLNLAFGRRYGLVGRNGLGKTTLLKMIASQSLRIPSHISILHVEQEVAGDDTPALQSVLECDTTRESLLREERDLTAKISSGRGEGTEGARLSEIYAKLEEIEADKAPARASVILAGLGFNAKMQQQTTKEFSGGWRMRLALARALFARPDLLLLDEPTNMLDVRAILWLESYLQTWQSTILVVSHDRNFLNAVATDIIHLHSQRLDMYRGDFENFMKIKEERLKNQQREYEAQQQYREHIQVFIDRFRYNANRASQVQSKLKLLEKLPVLKPVDKESEVIIRFPDGFEKFSPPILQLDEVDFYYEPSHYIFHSLSVSADLESRICVVGENGAGKSTMLKILMGELAPVRGIRHAHRNLKIGYFSQHHVDQLDLNISAVELLARKFPGKTEEEYRHQLGSYGISGELAVRPVASLSGGQKSRVAFAQMTMSCPNFYILDEPTNHLDMETIEALAKALNKFRGGIILVSHDERFIRLVCQELWVCENGTVTRIEGGFDQYRDILKEQFRKEGFL; translated from the exons ATGGCGTCCTGCGCCGACATCCTCCGCTCCGAGTTCCCCGACCTGGACGGCGAGCTCTTCGCCTACGTGACGG GCATCCTGCACGGCAGCGGCGCGGACTTCGAGTCGGTGGACGATCTGGAGGAGGCGGTGGGCGAGCTGCTGCGGGAGGTGTCGCAGGACACCAAGGACGACGGCGCCATCAGGGAGATCTGCCAGCGCCTCTTCAACACCCTGCAGCT GGACGAGGGCCAAGCCCAGCGCTGCAGCCAGGTGCTGCTGGATGCCCCCATCCAGCTTTCCCAGATCACCGATGGATACG GCGACGCCAGCGCGGATCTGCTGCCGGggctgctgctgaagagagGCCAGACCTCG ATGGTGAATGCCAAGAAACTGGAGAAGGCGGAAGCCAGGCTGAAAGCCAAGCAGGACAAGAGGCTGGAGCGGGATTCCCTGAAGTCATCTGgccctgt TGTCCTTGAGGAGGCGTCTGCCAGCCAGGCTTCCAGCAAGAAGGAGACTCGCATGGAGTCATCGGGCAAGAACAAGTCGTACGACGTGCGCATCGAGAACTTCGACGTGTCCTTCGGGGAGCG TGTCCTGCTGACGGGAGCAGACCTGAACCTGGCCTTCGGGCGGCGCTACGGGCTGGTGGGCAGGAACGGGCTGGGGAAGACCACGCTGCTGAAGATGATCGCCAGCCAGAGCCTGCGCATCCCCTCGCACATCAGCATCCTGCACGtggagcaggaggtggcaggGGATGACACACCAGCGCTGCAGAGTGTGCTGGAGTGTGACACCACTCGTGAGAGCCTGCTGCGGGAGGAGAGGGACCTGACAGCCAagatcagttctggcag GGGAGAAGGGACAGAAGGTGCCAGGCTATCGGAGATCTATGCTAAGCTGGAGGAGATTGAGGCGGACAAGGCCCCAGCAAG GGCGTCCGTCATTCTTGCTGGGCTGGGCTTTAATGCAAAGATGCAACAACAGACAACCAA AGAGTTTTCTGGAGGCTGGAGAATGAGACTGGCCTTAGCCAGAGCCCTGTTTGCCAG GCCAGATCTCCTTCTGCTGGATG AGCCAACGAACATGCTGGATGTGAGGGCAATTTTGTGGCTGGAGAGCTACCTACAG ACCTGGCAGTCGACCATCCTCGTGGTGTCCCACGACAGGAACTTCCTGAACGCCGTGGCCACGGACATCATCCACCTGCACTCGCAGCGGCTGGACATGTACCGTGGGGACTTTGAGAACTTCATGAAGATCAAGGAGGAGAGGCTGAAGAACCAGCAGCGAGAGTATGAAGCCCAGCAGCAGTACCGTGAGCACATCCAG GTTTTCATTGACCGCTTTCGCTACAACGCCAACCGGGCGTCCCAAGTCCAGAGCAAGCTCAAGCTGTTGGAGAAGCT GCCAGTGCTGAAACCTGTGGACAAGGAATCTGAGGTGATCATCAG GTTCCCTGATGGCTTTGAGAAGTTCTCCCCCCCAATCCTGCAGCTGGATGAAGTGGACTTTTATTATGAGCCAAGTCACTACATCTTTCATTCCCTCTCTGTCTCTGCCGacctggagtcccgcatctgTGTG GTTGGGGAAAACGGAGCTGGCAAGTCAACCATGCTAAAGATCTTAATGGGGGAGCTGGCACCAGTCAGAGGAATCAGACATGCTCACAG AAACCTAAAGATTGGTTATTTCAGCCAGCACCATGTGGATCAACTAGACTTGAATATCAGTGCTGTAGAGTTACTGGCAAGAAAGTTCCCAG GGAAGACGGAGGAGGAGTACCGGCATCAGCTGGGGAGCTACGGCATCTCCGGGGAGCTGGCCGTGCGTCCCGTGGCCAGCCTGTCCGGGGGCCAGAAGAGCCGCGTGGCCTTTGCCCAGATGACAATGTCCTG TCCAAATTTCTACATCCTGGATGAGCCAACAAATCACCTGGACATGGAGACCATTGAGGCACTGGCAAAGGCTCTGAATAAGTTCCGG GGTGGTATAATCCTGGTGTCCCATGACGAACGCTTCATCCGCCTggtgtgccaggagctgtgggtgTGTGAGAACGGCACCGTCACACGCATCGAGGGTGGCTTTGACCAGTACAGAGACATCCTGAAGGAGCAGTTCCGGAAGGAGGGGTTCCTATAA
- the AP2M1 gene encoding AP-2 complex subunit mu, translating to MIGGLFIYNHKGEVLISRVYRDDIGRNAVDAFRVNVIHARQQVRSPVTNIARTSFFHVKRSNIWLAAVTKQNVNAAMVFEFLYKMCDVMTAYFGKISEENIKNNFVLIYELLDEILDFGYPQNSETGALKTFITQQGIKSQTKEEQSQITSQVTGQIGWRREGIKYRRNELFLDVLESVNLLMSPQGQVLSAHVSGRVVMKSYLSGMPECKFGMNDKIVIEKQGKGTADETGKSGKQSIAIDDCTFHQCVRLSKFDSERSISFIPPDGEFELMRYRTTKDIILPFRVIPLVREVGRTKLEVKVVIKSNFKPSLLAQKIEVRIPTPLNTSGVQVICMKGKAKYKASENAIVWKIKRMAGMKESQISAEIELLPTNDKKKWARPPISMNFEVPFAPSGLKVRYLKVFEPKLNYSDHDVIKWVRYIGRSGIYETRC from the exons GCGCAATGCCGTGGACGCCTTCCGCGTCAACGTCATCCACGCGCGGCAGCAGGTGCGCTCGCCCGTCACCAACATCGCCCGCACCAGTTTCTTCCATGTCAAGCGCTCCAACATCTGGCTGGCTGCTGTCACCAAGCAGAATGTCAATGCTGCCATGGTATTCGAGTTTCTTTACAAGATGTGTGACGTGATGACTGCCTACTTCGGGAAGATCAGTGAGGAGAACATAAAGAACAACTTTGTGCTGATCTATGAGCTGCTGGATG AAATCCTGGACTTTGGCTATCCTCAGAACTCTGAAACAGGGGCCCTGAAGACTTTCATCACTCAGCAAGGCATCAAGAGTCAG ACCAAGGAAGAGCAGTCCCAGATCACCAGCCAGGTGACTGGACAGATTGGATGGAGACGTGAAGGAATCAAGTACCGTCGCAATGAACTCTTTCTTGATGTGCTGGAGAGTGTGAATCTCTTAATGTCCCCACAGG GTCAGGTTTTGAGTGCCCATGTTTCTGGCAGAGTGGTGATGAAGAGTTATCTGAGTGGAATGCCAGAGTGCAAGTTTGGCATGAATGACAAGATTGTCATTGAAAAACAGGGCAAAGGGACTGCGGATGAAACGGGGAAAAG CGGCAAACAGTCAATTGCCATTGATGACTGCACTTTCCACCAGTGTGTGAGGCTCAGCAAGTTTGATTCCGAGAGGAGCATCAGCTTCATTCCACCAGATGGAGAATTTGAGCTCATGAG ATACCGGACCACGAAGGACATTATCCTTCCCTTCCGTGTGATCCCACTGGTGCGGGAGGTGGGCCGGACCAAGCTGGAAGTGAAGGTGGTGATCAAATCAAATTTCAAACCTTCCTTGCTGGCCCAGAAGATAGag GTGCGGATCCCAACGCCCCTCAATACCAGTGGAGTGCAAGTCATCTGCATGAAAGGGAAGGCGAAGTACAAGGCCAGTGAGAATGCCATTGTCTGGAA GATAAAACGTATGGCTGGAATGAAGGAATCCCAGATCAGTGCGGAGATTGAACTGCTGCCCACCAACGACAAGAAGAAGTGGGCTCGGCCTCCCATCTCCATGAACTTTGAG GTCCCATTTGCACCCTCTGGGCTGAAGGTGCGCTACCTGAAAGTCTTTGAGCCAAAGCTGAACTACAGTGACCACGATGTGATAAAATGGGTGAGGTACATCGGCAGGAGTGGGATCTATGAGACCAGATGCTAG
- the ABCF3 gene encoding ATP-binding cassette sub-family F member 3 isoform X2, producing the protein MASCADILRSEFPDLDGELFAYVTGILHGSGADFESVDDLEEAVGELLREVSQDTKDDGAIREICQRLFNTLQLDEGQAQRCSQVLLDAPIQLSQITDGYGDASADLLPGLLLKRGQTSMVNAKKLEKAEARLKAKQDKRLERDSLKSSGPVVLEEASASQASSKKETRMESSGKNKSYDVRIENFDVSFGERVLLTGADLNLAFGRRYGLVGRNGLGKTTLLKMIASQSLRIPSHISILHVEQEVAGDDTPALQSVLECDTTRESLLREERDLTAKISSGRGEGTEGARLSEIYAKLEEIEADKAPAREFSGGWRMRLALARALFARPDLLLLDEPTNMLDVRAILWLESYLQTWQSTILVVSHDRNFLNAVATDIIHLHSQRLDMYRGDFENFMKIKEERLKNQQREYEAQQQYREHIQVFIDRFRYNANRASQVQSKLKLLEKLPVLKPVDKESEVIIRFPDGFEKFSPPILQLDEVDFYYEPSHYIFHSLSVSADLESRICVVGENGAGKSTMLKILMGELAPVRGIRHAHRNLKIGYFSQHHVDQLDLNISAVELLARKFPGKTEEEYRHQLGSYGISGELAVRPVASLSGGQKSRVAFAQMTMSCPNFYILDEPTNHLDMETIEALAKALNKFRGGIILVSHDERFIRLVCQELWVCENGTVTRIEGGFDQYRDILKEQFRKEGFL; encoded by the exons ATGGCGTCCTGCGCCGACATCCTCCGCTCCGAGTTCCCCGACCTGGACGGCGAGCTCTTCGCCTACGTGACGG GCATCCTGCACGGCAGCGGCGCGGACTTCGAGTCGGTGGACGATCTGGAGGAGGCGGTGGGCGAGCTGCTGCGGGAGGTGTCGCAGGACACCAAGGACGACGGCGCCATCAGGGAGATCTGCCAGCGCCTCTTCAACACCCTGCAGCT GGACGAGGGCCAAGCCCAGCGCTGCAGCCAGGTGCTGCTGGATGCCCCCATCCAGCTTTCCCAGATCACCGATGGATACG GCGACGCCAGCGCGGATCTGCTGCCGGggctgctgctgaagagagGCCAGACCTCG ATGGTGAATGCCAAGAAACTGGAGAAGGCGGAAGCCAGGCTGAAAGCCAAGCAGGACAAGAGGCTGGAGCGGGATTCCCTGAAGTCATCTGgccctgt TGTCCTTGAGGAGGCGTCTGCCAGCCAGGCTTCCAGCAAGAAGGAGACTCGCATGGAGTCATCGGGCAAGAACAAGTCGTACGACGTGCGCATCGAGAACTTCGACGTGTCCTTCGGGGAGCG TGTCCTGCTGACGGGAGCAGACCTGAACCTGGCCTTCGGGCGGCGCTACGGGCTGGTGGGCAGGAACGGGCTGGGGAAGACCACGCTGCTGAAGATGATCGCCAGCCAGAGCCTGCGCATCCCCTCGCACATCAGCATCCTGCACGtggagcaggaggtggcaggGGATGACACACCAGCGCTGCAGAGTGTGCTGGAGTGTGACACCACTCGTGAGAGCCTGCTGCGGGAGGAGAGGGACCTGACAGCCAagatcagttctggcag GGGAGAAGGGACAGAAGGTGCCAGGCTATCGGAGATCTATGCTAAGCTGGAGGAGATTGAGGCGGACAAGGCCCCAGCAAG AGAGTTTTCTGGAGGCTGGAGAATGAGACTGGCCTTAGCCAGAGCCCTGTTTGCCAG GCCAGATCTCCTTCTGCTGGATG AGCCAACGAACATGCTGGATGTGAGGGCAATTTTGTGGCTGGAGAGCTACCTACAG ACCTGGCAGTCGACCATCCTCGTGGTGTCCCACGACAGGAACTTCCTGAACGCCGTGGCCACGGACATCATCCACCTGCACTCGCAGCGGCTGGACATGTACCGTGGGGACTTTGAGAACTTCATGAAGATCAAGGAGGAGAGGCTGAAGAACCAGCAGCGAGAGTATGAAGCCCAGCAGCAGTACCGTGAGCACATCCAG GTTTTCATTGACCGCTTTCGCTACAACGCCAACCGGGCGTCCCAAGTCCAGAGCAAGCTCAAGCTGTTGGAGAAGCT GCCAGTGCTGAAACCTGTGGACAAGGAATCTGAGGTGATCATCAG GTTCCCTGATGGCTTTGAGAAGTTCTCCCCCCCAATCCTGCAGCTGGATGAAGTGGACTTTTATTATGAGCCAAGTCACTACATCTTTCATTCCCTCTCTGTCTCTGCCGacctggagtcccgcatctgTGTG GTTGGGGAAAACGGAGCTGGCAAGTCAACCATGCTAAAGATCTTAATGGGGGAGCTGGCACCAGTCAGAGGAATCAGACATGCTCACAG AAACCTAAAGATTGGTTATTTCAGCCAGCACCATGTGGATCAACTAGACTTGAATATCAGTGCTGTAGAGTTACTGGCAAGAAAGTTCCCAG GGAAGACGGAGGAGGAGTACCGGCATCAGCTGGGGAGCTACGGCATCTCCGGGGAGCTGGCCGTGCGTCCCGTGGCCAGCCTGTCCGGGGGCCAGAAGAGCCGCGTGGCCTTTGCCCAGATGACAATGTCCTG TCCAAATTTCTACATCCTGGATGAGCCAACAAATCACCTGGACATGGAGACCATTGAGGCACTGGCAAAGGCTCTGAATAAGTTCCGG GGTGGTATAATCCTGGTGTCCCATGACGAACGCTTCATCCGCCTggtgtgccaggagctgtgggtgTGTGAGAACGGCACCGTCACACGCATCGAGGGTGGCTTTGACCAGTACAGAGACATCCTGAAGGAGCAGTTCCGGAAGGAGGGGTTCCTATAA